Proteins found in one Fusarium oxysporum Fo47 chromosome V, complete sequence genomic segment:
- a CDS encoding fumarylacetoacetate hydrolase family protein: MHWCELCEHFNIPSQPVVFTKPADSIAAPFDDIHVHAEAQSQLDYEGELCFIFGKDCKDVTESNAMDCVLGYTIGNDLSARNYIPQEISGFQMSYGKSFNAFAPFRPYIVHPRIVGDRHQLQLTTKVNGEIRQDEKTSDMIWKIRQIIPHLTRGRTVRAGTVCMTGTPSGVGWFMHPTGYVKHGDEVEVTIEKLGSIKNKIFFL, encoded by the exons ATGCATTGGTGTGAACTATGCGAGCAT TTCAACATTCCGAGCCAGCCTGTCGTTTTCACTAAACCTGCCGATTCAATTGCTGCGCCATTTGACGATATCCATGTCCATGCAGAGGCACAATCGCAGCTGGACTATGAAGGCGAACTCTGCTTCATCTTTGGCAAGGACTGTAAGGATGTAACCGAGAGTAACGCGATGGACTGCGTTCTTGGCTATACAATCGGCAATGACCTCTCGGCACGAAACTACATACCGCAAGAGATTTCCGGGTTCCAGATGAGCTATGGAAAGTCCTTTAACGCCTTTGCGCCATTTAGGCCGTATATTGTCCACCCTCGAATTGTCGGCGACCGGCATCAGCTCCAGCTCACAACAAAAGTAAATGGCGAAATACGGCAGGATGAGAAGACAAGCGACATGATCTGGAAGATTCGCCAAATCATTCCGCACCTTACCCGCGGCAGGACGGTTCGAGCTGGAACGGTTTGCATGACAGGGACACCCTCTGGAGTCGGATGGTTTATGCACCCAACTGGCTATGTCAAACACGGTGATGAGGTAGAAGTTACGATAGAGAAGCTAGGATctattaaaaataaaatcttcttcttatag